From Triticum aestivum cultivar Chinese Spring chromosome 4A, IWGSC CS RefSeq v2.1, whole genome shotgun sequence, a single genomic window includes:
- the LOC123087408 gene encoding queuine tRNA-ribosyltransferase isoform X1 gives MRKDKPEYVMGIGYPLEIVVRRASGADLYDYVYPTRTALFGSALVGKSVPDGSMQFKLENRVLKLKQNAMVIDERPIDPSCPYMGQMEKVASPQVDVRCSSDRFCLTWLAHSVHMEGDVSLVVKDLVSSVIFCSTRVIKQLVS, from the exons ATGCGCAAAGATAAACCAGAATATGTAATG GGGATTGGTTATCCACTTGAAATTGTAGTACGCAGGGCTTCGGGTGCAGATCTGTATGACTATGTCTATCCAACACGCACTGCTCTCTTTGGGTCTGCACTTGTAGGAAAATCTGTTCCCGACGGTTCAATGCAATTCAAGCTAGAGAACCG TGTTCTGAAGCTGAAACAAAATGCAATGGTAATTGATGAACGGCCCATTGATCCTTCCTGTCCATATATG GGACAAATGGAAAAAGTAGCAAGTCCACAAGTTGATGTAAGATGTTCAAGTGACCGCTTTTGTTTAACATGGTTGGCACATTCTGTTCATATGGAAGGTGATGTGAGCTTGGTGGTCAAAGACTTGGTCTCTTCCGTAATATTTTGTAGTACTCGAGTGATCAAACAATTGGTCTCTTAG
- the LOC123087408 gene encoding queuine tRNA-ribosyltransferase catalytic subunit 1 isoform X2, translating into MRKDKPEYVMGIGYPLEIVVRRASGADLYDYVYPTRTALFGSALVGKSVPDGSMQFKLENRVLKLKQNAMVIDERPIDPSCPYMEDDDLFIQKRVPPRSHAGLEEFRASLVRGLVKSRLA; encoded by the exons ATGCGCAAAGATAAACCAGAATATGTAATG GGGATTGGTTATCCACTTGAAATTGTAGTACGCAGGGCTTCGGGTGCAGATCTGTATGACTATGTCTATCCAACACGCACTGCTCTCTTTGGGTCTGCACTTGTAGGAAAATCTGTTCCCGACGGTTCAATGCAATTCAAGCTAGAGAACCG TGTTCTGAAGCTGAAACAAAATGCAATGGTAATTGATGAACGGCCCATTGATCCTTCCTGTCCATATATG GAAGATGATGACTTGTTCATCCAGAAGCGTGTACCACCTAGAAGCCATGCAGGCCTTGAGGAATTCAGAGCAAGTTTGGTTCGCGGCCTGGTTAAGTCTCGCCTGGCCTAG